The nucleotide sequence CTCTATTTGACTTCTTGTCTTAATGTTCTCTTAATGTTCTTGCAACAGGTGTTGTTGGTGTTCTAATCGAACACAAGTTTAACTAGTCTTTATAAATGTTCTATTCTGATTACTTGGATATGTTGCCGTCATAATCGTTTTCACAATCGTGTCGTGAAGATTGTATGAAATCGAAGTGGAGTGAATAAGAGAATTGCTTGTTCAGTGTTTGATATCACATTCCATACAAAAGACCGTTTTTGCATtgctgtatttttttgtgtgcaagtGTTACATATCTTCTTAAGTCCTTTGGGAGATTTTTTTGTCTGTTATTGCTAGACGATGGACTGGACTGTCTTGAAATTTGCCATTTCTTGACAAAATATGCTCTACAGGCCACCTAGAGTCGCTTTTCTCATTTGATGCTAGTCCCTTCACTGTTTTCTGAATAGTTTCTTAGCATCACATACAAGATGTACCGTACATGTTTTGCAGGATAATATCCCAGGGAAAGTGACAGTTAATGACATTATTCAACAGATTCAAGTTAAACTGGTCTTTCAGTGTTTAAATGTTCCATGCTTTTTTGCATTAATATTCTACTCCAAATCGGAGCTTGATCAGTATTTAACggttctcctcccctcccttccctcccctctcctcctctcgtttTGTGTCCAAAAAGTGTATTATGTCTACTTTGTAACTCTACCTTGGTTTCACAACCAATTTATGGGGTTtgatatggatgagcagtgagaGAGATATTGCTTTTTAACATTCTTCTCTTGGAGCAGCAGAGGCAAAAATCATGTAACTTTtcccaaattcccaggttttccataaATGCCtgttggaagattcctggaatcaagggggaataagcaggaaatcctcCAATTAGGATTTCTGACATACCTAGGAGTTTTGGGGAAGTTACCAGATTTTTACAACCCTAGTTAGGGAAGTATTTTAGGGTGTTCAGTTGCAGTTAATCCACTGATAGAGCTCTTAGACCTGTGGTATGATGATGATCTCAGAGTTCCACCTCAACCTCCGGTATTGAGACCTGTGGTATGATGATGATCTCAGAGTTCCACCTCAACCTCTGGTATTGAGACCTGTGGTATGATGATGATCTCAGAGTTCCACCTCAACCTCCGGTATTGAGACCTGTGGTATGATGATGATCTCAGAGTTCCACCTCAACCTCCGGTATTGAGACCTGTGGTATGATGATGATCTCAGAGTTCCACCCCAACCTCCGGTATTGAGACCTGTGGTATGATGATGATCTCAGAGTTCCACCTCAACCTCCGGTATTGAGAAATCCTGAACAATCTTAGTTTAGATGAATTTGATGTACATTTGCATTTGATCTTCTTGAAAGATAAGTGGCTGAGGTTATGCTATATCATGTCATGATAATTTACTGCAAAagcattattataattttttttacatttgatttAACTTGATCGATTTAAGTTGAGTAAGGTTAATTAAACGTGGAACAAAAGAGCAGAGCACATTATGTTCCCGAGGACCTAGATCAGGGTTGCAGACATATGTAGCTAGTGTTGTAGcttataaaaaatataaacagaATGATCCTCTGTAAATGTACCCATTATGTAGTGACATAGTTTTCCATTGTTTCTACTAACTGTACTATTGtcaataaatgtatttttttaataaGATCAGTTTATGCAAGAGTGTATTCTGTGAGTGTTCTGCACATTGTCAGACATTGCAGTAACTCAGTGAGGGGAGGATATATAactgcttgtctgtctgttgtAAATGGTTGATATTAATAATTGGTAATAAAAACCTACTTGGTTTAGAATTTGGGTCTGGACATCCAGGTTTATCTGTGGTTCTCTCAATAAAACCCAAATAGGGTTGTGTGTACCTCATTAAATCTCCTTTATAAACTGTAAATAAATGTTCGCCCCAGCCCACCAGAGGGCATCAGAGCATGCAtcttcacagagagagaaagagcaagaggtagagagagagattcccctttcttctcttctccttcatTCCACTGAGGAGGATGCATATATTCATCTAATCTAAACAAGGCTGCTGGAGCCTGCTGAGATCCAGGCAGTGTAGCACCCAGGTCTGACATCTCTCCTGCTGGGTCCCTCTCACTGCTCATCTAGTCCCCTTCGCGTCCCGCTCACCTGCTGCTCCGTCCGGTCTACTCACCATGAAGCCCTGCTGGGTCCTTTTAACTCTGGCCATACTCTGGCTGGAGCTCCAAAATGGTGAGTAACTTTCTGATCCACCATGTCTTCTTCTTTGTGTGTTTTCCTGAGTCCTGAATACACTGCGATTTCCGTCGATTCCGCCATAACTGCTTTGCTGTAATCGGAGAGCAGCCTTTGGGATTAGATAATCTCATACTTCTTGACGTTGCCGTTTAGTTAAACAGCGACGGGAGTGAGGGGGAAAGGCATAGTCTGAAAATAATTTCCCTAATGGGTAAGAAAGTGATAGCAGTGATTTTAGAAATCACACAAGGATTGGTCACAATAGCAACATCGTTTTTACAGAATAGTTTCTGTGGTGTTTGGTCACTCTGGAAAAGACCTGCACAAACAATACATATTTTGTCAATTTTATGAAGTACAGTGAGCACCAGAAGTATTGGGACAGAGacacttttgttgttttggctccgtactccagcactttgaaaTGATacgactatgaggttaaagtgcagactatcAACTTTCATTTGAGGGTTTTTTCATCAATATCGGGTGaatcgtttagaaattacagtacTTTTTGCGCACGCTATGGCTTcatatcaagcttgtgactagAAATTTATTGGATGTATTTGCCGTTTGTTTtcgttgtgtttcagattattttgtgcccaatcgAAATGAATGTTAAATAATgtgttgtgtcattttggagttacttttattgtaaataagaatgtttctaaacacttctacattaatgtggatgctaccacagataatcctgaatgaatcataAATAATTATGCTTGAGAAAGTTAGACACAtgaatatcatacccccccccccacccccaaaaaatgctaaccttgttggtatgatatttgtgcgtctaactttctcgtgcatcattattcatgattcattcaggattatctgtaatcatagTAGCATCCTGcattttaacctcatagtcatggTATCATtttaaatccaaagtgctggagtacagagcccaAAAATGATTATAATTGTTACTGTTCCAATACTGTTGGAACTCACTGTATATTTCTGTGGTATTTGATGTGGCTtgcattttgtttttttacttaaaaaaaatatgtaacctttatttaaataggcaagtcagttaagaacaagttcttatttacaatgacggcctacaccggccaaacccagacgacgctgggccagttgtgcaccaccctatgggactcccaatcactgccggttgtgatacagtcgggatttgacgcctcaagcactgagaccgctgcgccactcgggagcatgaGTGTTTATTCAGCAGAACTTTAAGACCAGCATTTAGAGCATGCAAAAGGTGTCATCAATTAACCTGCTTTTCATTTTAGAGATCTCTGCTTTCCAAATGTCCAATACAGAACAAATGAAACAAACAATGAGCTGAAATATCATCAAAAGTCAGAACTATTATGCTGTTGACAAATCTGTTCCCCTAAATATACCTGTAATATGTTTTGTCTGGAACATACCCCATATCCCATTAATTAAACTAACTCAAATAACAGAATCAACAAATCCATAATTTATACAAAACTATCACACTATATAGAATATATTGCAGACAGATGGGAGTTGTTGAGGTCTGGACATGTGGCAGCAAGGAAAACTCCCATGTTTCCTGTTCTGCGGTTGTTACAGCTGTGTGTTATATTATTGAGTAGCTTTCTAGATGGGAACACTGCATTGTTCCTTACTACtctgactgtctctgtctcttttgcTGTGTTCAGATGCTAGTCGAAACTAGGAAACTCAAACATGTCAGACTTGCTAACTTGTTGTAgcatctgtgtctgtctctgtggagGTGTGTCATTCCACAGTGGGACTCTGACACGGCTGTGGACGCCTGCTGGGGTGGGTCACTGTTAATACTGTTctaacctccctccctctgttggtTTAGGTGCCTGCCAGCAGGTCAATCGTAGGAAGGAGGTGGGAGAGAACCGCATCAGGCCTGGAGGCAAGCGGGCCAAGGTTCGCTACCCCAAATTGAAGGAGAAGGAGGCAGGAGGAAGAGGGCAGTCCATCCTGACCCAGGTCCTGGATAAGGGCCGTTTCCTGAGGCTGGGAGAGAGCGTGAGCCTCAGCCCTGGTAACAACATAGAGCTGCGTTGTAAAGGCAGTAACATCGGCTGGTCCTACCCTATCTACCTGGACACCTTCAATGACTCCCGACTCAGGTGGCCTgaaggttgcgtcccaaatggaacctgattccatatttagtgcactaattttgaccagggcccatagggctttgtagtgcactatataaggaatagggtgcaatttgggatgaaTCCATTGATTAACAGATGACTTGTTCTATCTCATCACTATGCCTCCAGCTGATAGTAACGTCTGTGTCACTCCCACCATACAGCATCAAGAAGAGTGACAAGTACAGCCAATTTATCCTGACGTCTCCCTCTGCTGCCGACACAGGGATGTACAGCTGCTGGGTCACACTGTGTGACGGATCGGAGTGTCTCAAAGACCCCGACCGCACCTCCAGGACTTATATCTACTTCCCAGGTGAGCAGGGTGCCTTTACTACTGTAAAACCTATTTATACTTCATCAACCTAACGCAAAACATGTTATTTAAATCGCCTCCATTCAGACTAATCCCCTCGTTTGTATATTCAAATTCTTTACTTCAAATCATCTCTACCCTCGTCCCCCCTTCCCCTCCAATCAGACAAGGATGATCTCTTCGTCCCCTCCACCATCCACTTTGAGATTGTCTACCTGCGTCCGGATAGGACTGCTGTTATCCCATGTCGTGTGACCAGTCCGCTGGCCAAGGTGTCCCTGCACAGAGAGGTCCCCCCAGAGGAGATGGAAGTGGACGGGACACTGGTCTCCTACGACCCAACCAAGGGCTTCATCCTCCAGAAGCCCAGTCCAGAGCACCAGGGAGTGTTTTACTGCAAGGCTGTGACCAAGGCCATCCCACAGATCTCCACAAAGTACCAGCTGCTTTACGTGGAGGGTAGGAACCTAGCAACCGTGCACCATCACACATAACAAAAACATtggttttcaatatatcacaatatggatttttttttgtcaaaTCACAATACTAGTGATCACATTAACATTAGTAaaagtaaagtaaaaaaaaatacaaatctaAATTATAGCATCAGAGTCCCCATCTCTGTATCAAATTTGAATGACTTAAAACAATAACTGACAGGCAAAGGCAATTCACTATTACCACAATAATTGATTAGAAGTCTACCTCTATCTGAGACCCTTTTACACAGTTATGAATCAGCTCTGCTGTCTACTGTGTGCAGTcctaggggccctggtcaaaagtagtgcactaaagggaaaagggtgccatttgggacacatacttGATCTGATGTGTGTCATCAGCTTCCAGGAATAGAGTGTATTTAGAGTGTGATATCAAAAGGCTGTTCCACTGTAGGGCTCGATGTTTAAGTGGACCTGTGCCTACTGCAGTGGAAACATTGACCCACTTTGGCTGCTTTAAGTGGGATGGATCAGTGGTGAATTTATGAAATGGAAACTGTGTGGTTAAGGGCCCAGTTTTTAAAAAGTTATCTGATCGGATTTTTGCAATCAGATAGGATTAaatccatagaaatagaatcaatAGAACCGTATTCAAGTCAATGATACAGctgttctattcattatatttctatgcatttaatcctatccgatCGCTGAAAAACTGGGCCCAGGTGATATCAATCTCTCACTTCAGTTTTGACAGGAAGGCGGAGAGAACAGTATTAAGGTGGAGGTCGACCAAGAAAGTATGTTTCCAATCCTTGCTGTCCACTAGAAATGTATTCTATCTTAAAACAGTCAGTGACAGCTATAACCACGTAGCCACCTGGACAGCACCTGGTCAATAAAATTGTTTGTCCCATACAGATCCTACAACAAATGTCCTATTTAATTCTGTGGTTTGTCCTTCCTTAACTCTGTTGGCAGTGCCCAGTGGCCCACCATACGTTACCATTGAAGCGTCCCTTTCCTCTGCGAGGGGAGGAGACAACATCAACATCACCTGTACTGTCCTGGGAGAGCCAGAGATGGACGTCACCTTCACATGGACCTATCCTGGCCAGGTAAACTGGATGTCACTGTTTCTCAGAGATGCTTGATCTTGATGTTTCATCTCTTCAGCTTGTGAGACGTAGCCTGACCTTAAAgggaaatctgcagttgctacatccatttttggacttataaattgaTATGTATCCAATGAAGAATGTAACTTATGAGTCATatgcttagttcaactgtcgtaccccttCAGAACCCAAAGTATAaggttgttttactccaatgtttgcaaACAAAGTAAatttaaacaaacactatatagcctcaaaacattgtTAAAACCAGGGACGCAACTTTTAATGGGGACGGGGGGGATATGtgcccccacattctgaaatggcctttttgtcccccccagttttatgaTTGGAATGTGATACGAAacaaggcaacggtgtgctttaggaccatgcagacgcCTCCGAACGGtcggctgtttggagtgtttatccgactggataaatatatatatattatacatacatacatacataccatacatacatacatacatacatacatacacagtgcatacagaaaatattcagaccccttgactttttccaccttttgttacgttacaaccatattctaaaattgattaaatagtttattttcctcatcaatctacacacaataccttataatgacaaagcaaaaactgttttttataaatgtttgcaagtgtatataaaaaaaaaaatgatatcacatttacttaagtattcagaccctttactcagtactttgttgaagcacctttcgcagcaattacagccttgagtctttttgggtatgatgctacaagcttggcacacctgtttttggggagtttgtctaattcctctctgcagatcctctcaagctctgtcaggttggatggggagcgtcgcggcacagctattttcaggtctctccagagatgtttgattgggttcaagtccgggctctggctgggccactcaagggcattcagggacttgtcctgaagccactactacgttgtcttggctgtgtgcttagggtcattgtcctgttggaaggtcaaccttcgcttcagtctgaggtcctgagcgctctggagcaggttttcattaaggagctctctgtactttgctccattcatattttccttgatcctgactagactctcagtccctgttgctgaaaaacatccccacagcatgatgctttcaccaccatgcttcaccatagtgatggtgtcaggtttcctccagatgtgacgcttggcattcaggccaaagagttcaatattggtttcatcagaccaaagaatcttgtttctcatggtctgagtcctttaggtgccttttgacaaactccaagcgtcctgtcatgtgccttttactgaggagtggcttccgtgtggccactctactataaaggcctgattggtggagtgctgcagagatggttgtccttctggaaggttctcccatctccacagaggaactctggagctctgtcagagtgaccatcaggttcttggtcacctccctgaccaaggcccttctcccccgattgctcagtttggcagggtggccagctctaggaagagtcttggtggttccaaacttcttccatttaagaatgttggcggccactgtgttcttggggactttcaatgctgtagacattttttgataccctttcccaaatctgtgcctcgactcaatcctgtctcggagctcaacagccaattccttcgacctcacggcttggtttttgctctgacatgcactgtcaactgtgggaccttatatagacaggtgtgtgcctttctaaatcatgtccaatcaattgaatttaccacagatggacttcaatcaagttatagaaacatgcACCGAAGATTAATTttgagtctcatggcaaaggatatgaatacttgtgtaaataaggtatcgctgtttataattttaatacatttgcaaaaatgtgtaaacacctgtttacactttgtcattatggggtattgtgtgtagattgagggcattttttatttatttaatccattctagaataaggctgtaaagtaacaaaatgtggaaaaagtccaggggtctggatattttccgaatgcactgtgtatttGTCATCCCCCACCACTTCTATAAGCAAAGTTGTGCCcctggttaaaactatcattttgatatcatggatggtcataGCTCGTCTAtaaatttgagtggttacatttctacaGTCTCAACCCTAAGCTTTTTACAGAGACAGGGGTGGGGAgtccgctttgttattgtttcaacagcAGATTGCTGCTTTAATTGTGACTTTCTAGTTAAAggagaaaaaaacattttaaacataCAAATCATTCCACACTCCACATTTCACCCTCCCTTGTTACTGTTCTCCTGGAAAATGGCTCAAATCAAGCTCCTTTGGGAGCTATAATATGAGCTAGTCCTCTCTTTCTGTGCTCTGTTCAGAACCTCCGTCCTGTTAGTGTGCGTGATTCGTGGAGGCTGATCAACAGAGGAATGGGACACACCACCCGCATCTCCCAGAGCGTCATGGCCGTTGATGACCTGGAGACCATCGACTTTGGAAGATACATATGCAGAGCCAAGAACAAGCGCGGGGAGACCGCTGTGGTCACCAGCGTCCACTCTAACTAGCCAGAAATAACACTTATAACCTGTATAGGCAACATTCCACTTTGGTGCCAACTTCACATTAGGCCTCTTGCAGCTTGTGTAGATttcaactaaatgtttgccactTTGCTGAGGTTGATTGACCAATAAGGCTAGCACAGTGAGTATACTAGTTGAGCTAGTATACTCAAAACCAGTGTCAGTTTGACTAGCTGTTATCCAGTAAAATCTGTGTAAATATCAATTTAGAAATATTAATGTATCCAGCTTATGTAGATGCACATTTACTCAATGTCTCAGAGGACATTAAAGATATCTTCATACATACCTTTATCTCCTCTGATGTATGTATGGTGAAGCTCTTCCTGGGCACACATCTTTCCCTTCTGTGGTGAAAGACATTTTACAATGAAACAATATTGGATGCTTTGTTGGGGGATTTGTTAAGTCTAAAAGGAAAACCATCATGTGAGAGaagcctctgctctctctctctggtgtgaagGGGAAGAAATATAAACCGTGTGCCCTGCCTCACTCCTAATGGGCTCCGTATGTGGAATGTGAAACGCAGGCCCAGATCTTATTTTGGTCCAGTATAACACACTTactgcatttccacctctctctcaacagaaaCACACTAGGCTGTTGCGGTCTCTTAGAATGATCTATACTgaacaacatgtgaagtgttggtcccatgtttcatgagctgaaataaaagatcccagaaatgttccataacacaaaaagcttatttcactcattatgtgcacaaatttgtttgcatttctcctttgccaagataatccatccacctgacaggtgtggtttatcaataagctgattaaacagcatgatcattacacaggtgcaccttgtgctcgggacaataaaaggccacttgtCACACATGTCTCAAGTTGTGTGtgcaggaacgtccaccagagctgttgccagagaatttctctaccataagccacttaCAACggcgttttaaagaatttggcagcaTGTCCAACCAGCCAAGCCAGCcctggacctccacatccggcttcttcacctgcgggattgtctgagaccagccacccagacagctgaggAGTATGTCTGcaataaagcctttttgtggggaaaaacccattctgattggctgggcctggctccccagtgggtgggcctgtgccttcccaggcccacccatggctgcgtccctgcccagtcatgtgaaatccgtagattagggcctaatgaatttatttaaattgactgatttccttatatgaattgtaacgcagtaaaatcattgaaattgttgcattaacatttttgttcagtatacagagCTAAGCAGTGTTGAGGTAATTGTATACAAAATCTAGTTTCATCGACCAACCAAGTAAGAAACATAGAATACATCACCATAAATATATATCTGCTTTAGATTTCATAATATGACTTTATTAATTGCATATATTAAACAGTTTTTTTCAACACCAGTAATCTCCACATCCAAACAGGTACTAATTTGTGACATATCCAAGACACGTCCATCACGCTTAGCTTCTCTTCGCATTTTAACCTTAGTGACATCTTTTTAAAGACCCCCCATTTTAAAGCTGTAGTAGGAGGATTGCATGAGGGAGGGGTGCTAGATAACAGGTCGTCAAACATGCACAAACATTTATTTGAATTGGTCCCATGGTCAAACAAACCAACCAACATTAAAAACACAGCTTTGAGCCGTCAGGAAACCAAACTGAACAGTTAGAGGTCTATATAACCTGTAGACGGGTAATAACAGAAAAAAGTAGTTCGTAAGCGCAGGACGCCCATTAATTACCATGGAAACGCCATTAACCTTTTAAATACCCCAGAAATGATTGCTAATATCCAATTTATGAAGATAATTGCATGTAGCTTGTGGTGCATGCATCACTGAAAGCGACGTTCCTGCAGTGAAAGCTTTCATGAATGATCTATGAGGAGTGAACACAATGGTATTGAGTAGTATGTGTTGTACAAGGGTTTATGTTTACCTAATTTTCATCAATTAATATACAGATTACAGGATTCATGTTTGATTTTCAAATCAAAGGAGGAGATTCAATGTTATTTTTGGATTCCTAGCCGTGCTGATTCTCATAgcaatattatgacagacaggagcagagcagagcatatTCCCAGTCAGTCAACACACAGGTCTGCCTTTGGTCACCAGCACCA is from Salvelinus namaycush isolate Seneca chromosome 17, SaNama_1.0, whole genome shotgun sequence and encodes:
- the pdgfrl gene encoding platelet-derived growth factor receptor-like protein, translating into MKPCWVLLTLAILWLELQNGACQQVNRRKEVGENRIRPGGKRAKVRYPKLKEKEAGGRGQSILTQVLDKGRFLRLGESVSLSPGNNIELRCKGSNIGWSYPIYLDTFNDSRLSIKKSDKYSQFILTSPSAADTGMYSCWVTLCDGSECLKDPDRTSRTYIYFPDKDDLFVPSTIHFEIVYLRPDRTAVIPCRVTSPLAKVSLHREVPPEEMEVDGTLVSYDPTKGFILQKPSPEHQGVFYCKAVTKAIPQISTKYQLLYVEVPSGPPYVTIEASLSSARGGDNINITCTVLGEPEMDVTFTWTYPGQNLRPVSVRDSWRLINRGMGHTTRISQSVMAVDDLETIDFGRYICRAKNKRGETAVVTSVHSN